The nucleotide window GTGCGGCGGCGACGATCCCGCCGGGATGCGCGCGGCCGAGCAGCGCCACGGTGATGCCGTCGAAGCCGTATTCCACCGCCGTGCCCGGGTTCACCGTGTACGGGTTCAAGCCGAGCACCAGGGCCGCGCCGCCGAGACCGGCCAGACCACCGGCCACACCCATGGTGGTGGTGAAGGTGCGCCCGATATCCATGCCCGCGGTTTCCGAGGCGTGGGCGTTGGCGCCGACCGCGCGGATCCGGAAGCCGAAGGTGGATTTGCTGAGCAGCCACCAGGTTCCGGCGGCCAGGGCGAACCCGAGCAGCAGGCCGATGCTCACCCGCAGGCCGGACCCGGCCCAGCCGAGCAGCTGCGGCAGCCGGGCCGAGGCGGCGACCGGCTTGGAGACCAGTTCCTGGGAGGTGACCGAGTGGATGAATGTGGTGCCCAGCGCCCACATCAGGAAGTAGGTGGCGATGTTGTTCAGCATGATCGACGAGATGACCTCGTGCGCACCGGTTCTCGCCTTGAGATAGCCGGGTATCGCGCCGAAGAGGCCGCCCGCGAGGCCGCCCGCCAGCAACGCCAGCGGAAGATGCAGCAGCAGAGGAAGTTCCACCGCGAAGCCGACGATCAGCGCGCCGAGCATGCCGAACACGAATTGACCTTGGGCGCCGATATTGAACAGGCCGGCCCGGAACGCCAACCCGACCGCCAGACCGGTGAACATCAGCGGGGTGGCGTAGGTCAGGGTCTCCGAGAGCGGCCGCAGGACCTGGTTCAGCGTGGCCTCGCCCGCGAAGAACTCTTGCAGGCGGCCGAAATCGAGGATCGAGCCCTCGAACAGGTCCTGGTAGGCCGTGCTGACGGCGTACCAGGACGAACTGAACGCGTCACCGGGTCGCGCGAACAGGTAACTGAAGGTTCCGCGCACGCCGGGGTCGGAGACGATGATGAGGACCGCGCCGATGGCGAAGGCCAGCAGCAGCGAGTAGATCGTCACCATCACGCTGTTGGCTTCGGTCAGGTACCGGACGAAGGTGGGGCCGAAGCCTTTCCGGCTCGGCTCGAGGTCCGGCTTGGTTGTCGTATTCACGCGTCGCCTGACGAGGTCTCGGGTCGGTGACCGATCATGAGCTGTCCGATATCGGAGCGCGGACTGTCCGGTGCTACCTCGCCCACGATCTGGCCGTTGTAGATGACGGCGACGCGATCGGACAGGGCGAGAATCTCATCCAGTTCCGCGGAGATGAGCAAAACGGCTGTGCCGGTGTCACGTTCGGCGACCAGCCGGGCGTGGATGAACTCGATGGCCCCGATATCGACGCCGCGGGTCGGTTGCGCGGCGACGAGCACCTTTCGCGGACGGGAGAACTCGCGCGCGATGATCACCTTCTGCTGGTTGCCGCCGGACAGCGCCGACACCAGCTCCTCGGGGCCCTGGGTGCGAATGTCGAACTCCGCGATGGACTTCGAGGCCACCGCACGCACCGCCGCGTCGTCGACCACGCCGCGCCGGGACAGCGGGGCCTCCCGGTACTGGTTCAGCACGATGTTCTCGGCGACGGTGAAATCGCCGACCAGCCCGTCCCGGGCGCGATCCTCCGGAATGTAACCGAGTCCGGCCGCGATGCGCCGGTACGGATGCCATCGGGCGACCTCGGTGCCGGTCAGCTCGATGGAGCCGGCCGCCGGTGCGAGGGTGCCGAGAATGGCGCGGGCCAATTCGGTCTGGCCATTGCCTTCCACGCCGGCCAGGCCGACGATCTCCCCGGCGCGGACGGTCAGGTTCAGGCCGTCCAGCACCGGGATGCCCCGGTCGTCGAGCACCGTGAGATCTTTGATCTCCAAGGCGTTTTCGGCCGGTGCGGCGGGTGTCTTGTCGACGGTGAGGGACACCTCGCGGCCCACCATCGCGGCCGCCAGCTCCGCCTCGCCATCCTCGGGGGAGGCTTCGGCGACCACCTTGCCGCGCCGGATGACCGTGATCGTGTCGGCGACCGCCTTCACCTCCTTCAGCTTGTGGCTGATGAAGATGATCGACATGCCTGATGCCGCCAGATTCCGCATGATCGCCAGCAATTCGGCGACCTCGGGCGGGGTGAGTACCGCGGTGGGCTCGTCGAGGATCAGCAATTCGGTATGTCCCGAAAGAGCTTTGACGATCTCCACCCGCTGTTGCACACCGACGGGCAGGTTTTCGCAGATCGCGTCCGGATCCAGTGCCAGCCCATAGCGTTCCGACACCTCCCGCACCGCGCGCCGGGCCGCGGTGCGGTCGAGAATTCCGGCCTTGGCGTGCTCGCGGCCCAGCTGGACGTTGTCGGCCACGCTGAACGGGCCCACGAGCTTGAAATGCTGGTGCACCATGCCGATTCCGGCGGCGATGGCGTCGCCGGGCGACCGGAATCGCACCGGCGCGTCATCGATCAGGATCTGCCCGGCGGTGGGCTCCAGGATCCCGTAGAGCATGTTCATCAGCGTGGACTTGCCCGCGCCGTTCTCGCCGAGGATGGCGTGGATCTGGCCCGGCTCTACCGCCAGGTCGATCGCGTCATCCGCGACGAAATCGCCGAATGCCTTGGTCAGGCCGCGTAATTCGAGGCGCATGCGTTACGGCTTCGGGGCGGCCGGTGAGGAGACCACCACCGTGCCCGCGACGATGTCGGCCTGCAGTTGCTTGATCTCCTGCTTCAGCGGCTCCGGGACCTTGCTGTCGAACTCGTAGAACGGTGCCAGGGCGACACCCTTGTTGTTCAACGTGCCCACGTAGCGGCCGTCCTTGGCGCCCTCGTTGAAGGCGTTGTCGATCGCGACCCGGATCGCCGAGGAGATGTCCTTCATCGACGAGGACAGAATGATCTGCTTGTACTCCGGAACCGCCTGGTAGCCATCGGAATCCACCCAGATCATGGTCGCGTTGCCCTTGTCCTTGATGGCGGACGCGCCACCCAGGCCGACCGGCCCGGCGACCGGGTGGACCACATCGGCGCCCTGGGCCAGGAAGTTCTCGGTCAGCGACCGGCCCGCGCTGGTGTCATCGAAATTGCCGGTGAACGAACCCTTCTGGGCCTGGGTGTCCCAGCCGAGGACCGCGGTATTGGTGTTGTGCACCTGGTTGTACTTGGCGACACCGGCGGCGAAGCCGTCCATGAAGATGGTGACCGCCGGAATCTGCATGCCGCCCCAGGTGGCGACCTTCGCGGTCTTCGTGGTGCCCGCCGCCAGGTAGCCCGCGAGATAGGACGATTGCGCCGCGTTGAACTCCATCGAGTACACGTTCGGCAGCTCGACGTGCGAGTCGACGATGGCGAACCGCTGCTCCGGATTCTCCTTGGCGACCGTGCTGATCGCGTCCGCCATCAGGCCGCCGACACCGATCACCAGACCGCAGCTCGAGTCGTCGGCCGAGGCCCGCAGGTTGGGTTCGTAGTCGGCGGTGCTGTTGGACTGCCGGTAGCTGCCGGAGATCGCCTTGTTGGCGTCGACCGCGGCCTTGACGCCGTTCCACCCGGATTCGTTGAACGACTTGTCGTCCACACCGCCCGCGTCGGTGACCATGCAGGCCCGGAACTTCGCATCCGAGGAGCCGTAGGTGTTGCCGGATCCTTTGCCGTCCTTCTCGGCCGGCGGAGAACCGCAGGCAGACAGTAGTGCGAGCGCGACGGCGGCACCGCCGGCGACGGCGGTCTTCAAGGCAGTGGCAGATCTCATCTGCTCACATTTACCCCATCTCCGGTTGGCGCGAATGAAATTGAAACATTGCTTTACACAATTTCGGTCTCCGCACCGAGATACGCCGCCCGCACGAATGCCGCGCACGCCTCCGGTTGTTTGGCGCCCGCGTCGTCTTCGACCCCGCTGTTGCGGCGGTTCCTCGGCGAGCCCGTGACACCTATGGCTGGGGTGTGCTGTCCCAGCGCCATTGGGTGCGGCGCGGGCGGCCGGGTAGATCGGTGCGGCCGGTGGCCCACAACAGGGTGGGCCAGGGGTCGGGGGATGCCTCGGTGTCCGGGAAGAGGCGGGCGAGGGCCCGGGCGCATAGATCGGCAGGTGGGGTCCAAGGGAGGTCGAGGCCTTGGGCCAGGTCGTGGGTGTGCACGAGGGTTTCGACGAGGCCCATCGCGGCGAAGCCTTCCGGGTCGGAGACGCCGAAGACGTGGTAGGCGCGGGTCTGGGGCGGGGTTGTGCGCACCATGGCGACCAGGAGGGCGGCGCTCGCTTCCAGGACCTGGAGCAGGCCGGCGGGTCCCGACTTGTGGTCCGCGTGCACGGCATTCGCGGGACCGCCGGGGCGTCGCCGCTCGTAGACGAACGGCACATGGCCGTCCACGGGTGGTGTTTTGGGGCCGAGCTGGACGGCGTAGGCGAAGAGGTCGTCGCTGAGGTGCTCGACTGTTTCCCAGCAATCCCATTCCAGGGCACCGGCTTTGCCGTCCCACGCGGACGGCGACGCCGCACGAAGGGTCGACACGGCGAGCTGGACGGCGAGGTCGAGATCGTCCGCGGTGACGGGAGTACGGCCGGACGCGGTGGGGCGAGACATGGCCCGACCGTACCGGCTGAGGTCAGGGCCGGCCTGCTCCCGGCGCGGGTGCGGGGAAGGCCACCACTCGGCCAGTGGGCGAGTCGGATTCGCCGCCCCAGCTCTGGCCGACGACGTAGAGGCGCGGGTTCTCCCCACGGCTGAGCGCACACGCGAAGGCGCCGCGATCGAGTTCGAGGGTGGCCAGGATTTGGCCGCCTTCCCCGACCCGGACGCAATGTTGATTGCCGACATCGGCGTACCAGAGCCGGCCTTCGGCGTCGAAGCAGATGCCGTCCGGGTGATCACCAGGGGTTTTCGCCCACACCCTGCGGCCGCCGAGCGTGCCGTCGGGTGCGATGTCGAACGCTGTGAGCTGATCGGCGTAGGACTCGGCCACCACCAAGGTCCGGCCATCGGGGGTGATCGCCAGCCCGTTCGGGAAGGCGAGGTCGCCCGCGACCTGCCGGACAGTGCCGTCCGCGGTGACGAGCGCGATGACGCCCGGCGCGAATTCCCCACCCGGGAAATCGAATCCGATGTTGTCGACATAGGCGTTGCCGCGGGCGTCGACGACGATGTCGTTCCACGGCTGCTCGGAGATCGCGGAAAGATCCGCGTGCTCGACGAGCGCGCCGGACGGCTCGCGACGGAGCAGCCTGCGCCGCGCCGAATCGACGATCAGTAGTTGCCCGTCGGGCAGAAAGTCGATGCACATCGGGAACGAGTCGACACTCGCCACGACTTCGTGCCGCCGGTCGTCACCGACCGCGATCACCTGCCCGGCCCCCCAATCGGAGAACCAGAGCCGCCCGTCGTGCCACCGCGGCGACTCCCCGAACACGATGCCTTCCAGCAGAACCTCAGGTGCGGTCACGTCCGGACTACCTTTCGTCGTAGATATGAATGCAGACGGAGCCGAGCCCGAAAACTCATCGCGCCGAATGGTCAGCGGGAACTGCGTGCACACCGCGGTCGTGAATCTTTGTCCGGCCCGGAAAACTCGTGCAGGCCTGTGAACTGCGAATTCTCCTGAATGGCCCGCTGTCCCAGCGGGCGGATAGCTCCGCTGCTCCGTAGCGTTCCGCGCAGCCCGCCGAGTCGGGCCGGCCGTCCGGGCACTGCAGGAGGGGAGTGCCCGGGCGGTCGATTCTCATGTCAATGCTGTGTCTGATTCCCGCCAGCTGTGGTGGCTGGGGTGCTGCAGATTGGGGATAGGACGTTGACGAGAGGAGTCGGAGATGACGGTGTACGCGTACGTGGGCAGCCCGCTGGGGGAGTTGCGGTTGGCCGGGGAGCGTGTCGGCGCCGGTGTTGTCCTGGCGTCGGTCGCCATGGTGGACGGGCCGGTGCGAGATCGTCGGAACGAGGACGTCGAGGCCTTCGAAGAGGTTGCCGCGCAGCTGCGTTCGTACTTTGCCGGCGAGTTGATGCGGTTCGATCTCGAATTCGCCGACAGTGGCACCGAATTCCAGCGGCGGGTGTGGGCGGCCCTGGACGCTATCCCTTATGGGACGACCGTCAGCTACGGCGAGATCGCCGCCCGCATCGGGGCGCCCCGGGATCGGGTGCGGGCGGTCGCGGCGGCGATCGGGGCGAATCCGCTGCTGGTGGTGCGGCCGTGTCATCGGGTGATCGGTGTGAACGGCGCGATGACCGGGTATGCGGGCGGGCTGGAGCGAAAGCAGCGGCTGCTGGCACTGGAAGGGGTGCTCCTCGGTGTCTGACGCAGTGGGTACGGTTGTCGCCGAACAGGATTGGCCCGCGATCGCCGTGGAACTCGCCGAGCACGGCCACGCCCTGACCGGCCCGCTGCTCACGCCCGGCGAATGCCGGGAGATCGCCGGATATTTCGCGGAGGAGCACCGGTTCCGCACGACCGTCGAGATGGCCCGGCACCGCTTCGGCTCGGGCCGCTATCGCTACTTCACGCACGATCTACCGCCCGTCGTGGCGGAACTGCGCCAGGCCTTCTATCCGAATCTGCTACCGGTGGCCCGGGATTGGGCGGACAAGCTGGGGCAGGCGGCACCCTGGCCGGACACCCTCGACGAGTGGATCGCGATGTGCCACAGCGCCGGTCAGCGCAAATCCGCGCAGATCCTGCTGCGCTACGAATCGGGTGACTGGAATGCGCTGCATCGGGATCTGTTCGGCGACATGGTCTTTCCGCTCCAGGTGGTGATCGGCTTGGACGCGGACTACACCGGCGGTGAATTCCTGATGGTCGAGCAGCGTCCGCGTGCCCAGTCGCGCGGCTATGCCACGACCGTCCCGCGCGGGCACGGGCTGATCTTCACCACTCGCGACCGTCCGCTGCCGAGCGCGCGCGGCTGGTCGGTGGCGCCGATGCGGCACGGCGTCAGCGTGCTGCGTTCCGGCACCCGCCACACCCTCGGGCTGGTGTTCCACGAGGCGACCTGACCGATTTGCCCGAAGAGGTTGTGCTCCAGGTCACAGTCGAATATGTTGCACCAAACAACATTCGCTCGACTCGACCGCCCGGCGCACCCGGGGCGGTCCGATGAAAGGCCCACCATGCGCAAGGGCATTCTCACCATCACCGCTGTTTCGGCCGCGCTGCTCACCTCCCTCACCGCCTGCGGCGATGACGAGAGCGGCTCGGGCTCCGGCGCCAAGATCGGGGTGATCCTGCCGGACAGCAAGACCTCCGCCCGCTGGGAGACCGCGGACCGGAAGTATCTGCAGGAGGCGTTCGACAAGGCGGGGGTGAAGGCCGATATCCAGAACGCGCAGGGCGACAAGGGCGCGTTCCAGACGATCGCCGATCAGATGATCACCAACGGGGCGAATGTTCTGCTGATCACCAACCTGGACAGCGGCACCGGCAAAGCGGTGATCGAGAAGGCCCGCTCGCAGGGTGTCACCGTCATCGATTACGACCGGCTGACCCTCGGCGGCGGCGCGGAGTACTACGTGTCGTTCGACAATGTGAAGGTCGGCAACCTGATCGGGGAAGGCCTGGTCAAATGCCTCACCGAGAAGAACGCACCCAAGCCCACCGTGGCGTACCTGAACGGCGGCCCCACCGACAACAACGCCACCCTGTTCCGCAGCGGTTACGACGGCGTGCTGAAGCCGAAGTTCGACTCCGGTGAGTACCTGAAGGGTCCGGATCAGGCGGTGCCGGAATGGGATAACACCAAGGCGGGCACCATCTTCGAGCAGATGCTCACCGGCACACCGAATCTCGGTGGCGTGGCCGCGGCCAACGACGGCATGGCCAACGCCGCGATCGCCGTGTTGAAGAAGCAGAAGCTCAACGGTCAGGTCCCGGTCACCGGGCAGGACGCGACGGTGCAGGGCCTGCAGAACGTGCTCGCCGGCGACCAGTGCATGACCGTGTACAAGGCGATCAAGCAGGAAGCGGCGGCCGCCGCGGAGCTGGCGATCGCCTTGACCAAGGGCGAGAAGGGCACCACCAACGGCAAGGTGGCCGACCCGGAGTCGAAGAAGGATGTGCCTTCGGTGCTGCTCGAGCCCAAGCCCATCTATAAGGCCAACGTCAAGGACGTGATCGCCGACGGGTACGTCACCAAGAGTGAACTGTGCACCGGCGATGTCGCGAAACTCTGCGCGGACAACGGAATCTGACGCACACCCCCCGCACCAGCTCCTTCCGCGGTTTCGATGAGGGGACCGCGGAAGGAGCAGTAGGAGTTTCTTGATGACTGACACCCCGATCATCGAATTACGGGGCATAGACAAAAGTTTCGGCGCGGTCCAGGTGCTGCACGACGTCGCCTTCACCGCTCGCTCGGGTGAGGTGACCGCACTCGTCGGCGACAACGGCGCGGGTAAGTCCACGCTGGTGAAATGCATCGGCGGCACCCACCCCATCGACGCGGGCGAGTTCCTGTTCGAGGGTGCGCCGGTGCACGTGCACAGTCCACGCGACGCGGCCGCGCTCGGCATCGAGATCGTCTACCAGGACCTCGCGCTCTGCGACAACCTCGACATCGTGCAGAACATGTTCCTCGGCCGGGAACGCCGGCGCGGGCTCGTCCTCGACGAGTACGGAATGGAAGAGCTGGCCGGAAAAACCTTGGCGGGCTTGTCGGTTCGCACCGTGAAGTCGGTGCGCCAGCAGGTGTCGAGCCTGTCCGGCGGGCAACGCCAAACCGTCGCGATCGCCAAAGCGGTGCTCTGGAACAGCAAGGTCGTGATCCTGGACGAGCCGACCGCCGCGCTCGGCGTCGCCCAGACCCAGCAGGTGCTCGAACTGGTGCGCACCCTCGCCGACCGTGGCCTGGCCGTAGTCCTGATCTCGCACAACATGAATGACGTGTTCGCGGTGTCGGATCGGATCGCCGCGCTGTATCTGGGGCGCATGGCCGCCCAGGTGCGCACCTCCGATGTCACCCACGCCCAAGTCGTCGAACTGATCACCGCCGGACGCAGCGGTGAGCTCGGCATCAGCACGAACGGAGCCGGCCGATGAGCGTGGCGCTCACCAAAGAACCTGCTGCCGCAGCCCCTTTCAGCGATCTGGCCAGGACTTATGTCGATCGGGTCCGCAGCGGCGACATGGGCGCACTGCCCTCGGTGATCGCGCTGATCGTGCTGTCGGTGATCTTCTCCGTGGCCCGTCCGGTGTTCCTGACCCAGGCCAACTTCGCGAACCTGCTCACCCAGGGCGCGGCGATCGCGGTCATCGCGATGGGCTTGATCTTCGTGCTGCTGCTCGGCGAGATCGACCTGTCGGCCGGATTCACCAGCGGCGTGTGCGCGGCGGTGCTGGCGGTGCTGCTCACCGACAAGGGCTGGCCCTGGTATGTGGCCGTAGGTGTTTCGCTGCTGACCGGCGTCGCGATCGGGTTGACGATCGGCGCGGTCGTGGTGCGGATCGGCATTCCGTCGTTCGTGGTCACCCTCGCGGCCTTCCTCGCCTTGCAGGGCGTCGCCCTGAAGATCATGGACAACGGGCGCAACATCTCGATCACCGATTCGACCATCGTGGCGATCGCGAACAAGAACGTGCCGCCGCTGCTCGGCTGGATCATGTACGCGATCCTGCTGGCCGGGTTCGCGCTGATCCAGTTCCGAAAGCTGCAGGCGCGCACCAAACTCGGGCTGACCGGGGAGACGTTGCCGGTGATCGCCCTGCGGATCGCGGCCGTCGCGCTCGTGGTCGGCATCGTGGTGGGCGTGCTCAACGACGAACGCAGCCGCAACCCCGCGATGAACTCGCTGCAGGGCATGCCGATCGTGGTACCGCTCATCGCGGTGCTCCTGCTGCTGTGGACATTCGTGCTGCGCCGCACCGCGTTTGGACGGCACATCTACGCGGTCGGCGGGAATGCCGAGGCCGCCCGCCGGGCGGGCATCGCGGTCGATCGCATCAAAATCACCGCGTTCGTGCTGTGTTCGACCATGGCGGCGGTCGGCGGGCTGATCGCGGCCTCGCGCGCCAACTCCGTAGATCCGAACACCGGCGGCAGCGATGTGCTGCTCACCGCGGTCGGCGCGGCCGTCATCGGCGGTACCAGCCTGTTCGGCGGCCGGGGCCGGATGCTCGACGCGGTGCTGGGCGCGGCGGTGGTGGCGGTGATCAACAACGGCATGGGGCTGATGGGCTTCAGTGCGGGCACGAAATTCGTTGTGACAGGATTCGTGCTGCTGTTGGCAGCGGGTGTGGATGCGTTGTCGCGCAAACGAGCTCAGTTGCACAGCTAGAAGGGCCATCGATAGACGCAGGGAGAGGGGACGATCAGCGTGCGAGCGGCCCCTTCACCCGAGGAGATCCGGCGGCGGAACCTAGCGGTCCTGCTGCGGCACATCCATCGCGGTGGCCCGATGTCGCGGGCGGTGCTGGCCGAGCGAATGGGCTTGAACCGCAGCACCATTCTGGCGCTCACCGCGGATTTGGCCGCGGCTGGTCTGGTCAGCGAGGAACTGCCCGGCCAGACCGGTAAGGCGGGCCGCCCTTCGCTGGTCGTCCGCCCGTCCGAACAGGTCTACGTGGTGGCTCTCGACGTCGGCGCGGACCGGCTCGCCGCCGGGCGGGTCGGTTTGGGCGGGGCGGTTCTGGACCGCACCGAAACCCCGCGCACCAGCCGCACTTTCGACCCGGACGAGGTGACCACCGCGCTGGCCGCCATGGCGCGCACCATGATCGACAGCGCGGGCCCGGACACCCGCTGTGCCGGAGTCGGCGTCGCGTTCTGCGGAATGGTCCGCGAATCCGACGGCGTCGTCCGGTACGGCCCGAACATCGGCTGGGTCGACGTCCCGATCGGCGCGCGCCTGTCCGAGGAACTCGGCCTCCAGGTCACGGTCGGCAACAACGCCAACCTCGGCGCGCTCGCCGAACGCGAACGCGGCGTCGGCATCGATGTGGAAAACCTGATCTACCTGCACGGCGATGTCGGGATCGGTGGCGGAATCATCTTGGGCGGCAACCTGATCGGCGGCGAAGGCGGTTACTGCGGCGAAGTCGGGCACATGATCGTGAACCCGGGCGGACGGCCGTGTGCCTGCGGCTCGCGGGGCTGCCTGGAGGCCGAGGCCGGTGAGCTGGCTCTGATCGCGGCGGCGGGACGCACCGACCCGCCGGGCCGCGCGGTGGTCGAGGCGATCGTCGACGCCGCCGGCCGCGGTGACGCCCGCTCCCGGGATGCCCTGCATCAGGTCGGTGACTGGCTCGGCTACGGCGTCGCCAACCTGGTCAACATCTTCAATCCGTCGGTGGTCGTCTTCGGGGGCGTGCTGCGCGAAATCTATCTGGCCTCCGCCGCGCAGGTCCGCAGCCGCCTCGCCGTCGACGGCCTGCTCGCGCTGCGCGAACCCGTCCGCCTGCGCACCTCGGCCCTGGCCGCCGACGCCACTCTGCTCGGCGCCGCCGAACTCGCTTTCACCGATCTGCTGACCGATCCGCTGCGGTCACCGGGCTGAACGTGCCGTCGGCCCGGGCGCGCCGGGTCATCAACCACCCCGCGGCCAACGCCAGCGGCAACATGTTCACCCCGTAGACCCCGGCCGGCACAGCCATCCGGATATCGCCGAGCAGGCTGATCGCGATCGTCATCGCCAGCGTGCTGTTGTGAATGCCGACCTCCATCGAACACGCGATCGCCTGCGCGTGCCGCACCCCCGCCACCTTCGGCACCCAGTACCCGATGGCGAGGCTCGCCACCGCGAACAACAGCATGACCACCCCGACTTGCAGCAGGTAGTCGAGGATATTGGCGCGCTCAGCGAAGATCGCGGCGAGCGTGATCAGAGCCAGGAACACGATCGAGGAGATCCGCACCGGCCGATCCATCGCCCGCGCGAACCCCGGCGCCCAGCGTCGCGTCAGCATGCCGGTGACCACCGGGACCAGCACGATCAGGAACACCTGCACGACCTTGCCGAACTGTAGTCCGAGCCCGCCCGTACCGGCGGGCTCGAAATACTCCAGGGCGAAGTTGGTGACCAGCGGTAGCGTCACAACCGCGATCACCGAGTTCACGGCTGTCAGCGTCACATTCAGCGCGACGTCGCCGTGGAACAGATGACTGAGCAGATTCGCCGTGGCCCCGCCGGGGGAGGCGGCCAGCAGCAGGACGCCCACGGCCGGCTGCGGCGCCAGATCCAGCAGCAGCACCAGGCCGAGGGCGATCGCGGGCAGCAGGACGATCTGGCAGCTCAGCGCCACCACCACGGCCTTCGGGTATTTCACGACGCGGGCGAAATCGGCGACTGTCAGGGCCAGGCCGAGCCCGAACATGATGAGCGCCAGGGCTATCGGGAGTGCCACGGTGACCTGCCAGCCATCCATGCGTCACCTCGCCATGTCGAACGTGTCAACCACAGTAGCGGCTGTCTCGGACGTAACCGTTGTTCACACGAATCTGGCTGCACCAGAACGTGTTTCA belongs to Nocardia sp. XZ_19_385 and includes:
- a CDS encoding ABC transporter permease; translated protein: MNTTTKPDLEPSRKGFGPTFVRYLTEANSVMVTIYSLLLAFAIGAVLIIVSDPGVRGTFSYLFARPGDAFSSSWYAVSTAYQDLFEGSILDFGRLQEFFAGEATLNQVLRPLSETLTYATPLMFTGLAVGLAFRAGLFNIGAQGQFVFGMLGALIVGFAVELPLLLHLPLALLAGGLAGGLFGAIPGYLKARTGAHEVISSIMLNNIATYFLMWALGTTFIHSVTSQELVSKPVAASARLPQLLGWAGSGLRVSIGLLLGFALAAGTWWLLSKSTFGFRIRAVGANAHASETAGMDIGRTFTTTMGVAGGLAGLGGAALVLGLNPYTVNPGTAVEYGFDGITVALLGRAHPGGIVAAALLFGALKSGTLHMQPAIPVEMSTLLQAVIVLFIAAPALVKTLLRLRTPRGGLNTLEARGW
- a CDS encoding ABC transporter ATP-binding protein yields the protein MRLELRGLTKAFGDFVADDAIDLAVEPGQIHAILGENGAGKSTLMNMLYGILEPTAGQILIDDAPVRFRSPGDAIAAGIGMVHQHFKLVGPFSVADNVQLGREHAKAGILDRTAARRAVREVSERYGLALDPDAICENLPVGVQQRVEIVKALSGHTELLILDEPTAVLTPPEVAELLAIMRNLAASGMSIIFISHKLKEVKAVADTITVIRRGKVVAEASPEDGEAELAAAMVGREVSLTVDKTPAAPAENALEIKDLTVLDDRGIPVLDGLNLTVRAGEIVGLAGVEGNGQTELARAILGTLAPAAGSIELTGTEVARWHPYRRIAAGLGYIPEDRARDGLVGDFTVAENIVLNQYREAPLSRRGVVDDAAVRAVASKSIAEFDIRTQGPEELVSALSGGNQQKVIIAREFSRPRKVLVAAQPTRGVDIGAIEFIHARLVAERDTGTAVLLISAELDEILALSDRVAVIYNGQIVGEVAPDSPRSDIGQLMIGHRPETSSGDA
- a CDS encoding BMP family protein encodes the protein MRSATALKTAVAGGAAVALALLSACGSPPAEKDGKGSGNTYGSSDAKFRACMVTDAGGVDDKSFNESGWNGVKAAVDANKAISGSYRQSNSTADYEPNLRASADDSSCGLVIGVGGLMADAISTVAKENPEQRFAIVDSHVELPNVYSMEFNAAQSSYLAGYLAAGTTKTAKVATWGGMQIPAVTIFMDGFAAGVAKYNQVHNTNTAVLGWDTQAQKGSFTGNFDDTSAGRSLTENFLAQGADVVHPVAGPVGLGGASAIKDKGNATMIWVDSDGYQAVPEYKQIILSSSMKDISSAIRVAIDNAFNEGAKDGRYVGTLNNKGVALAPFYEFDSKVPEPLKQEIKQLQADIVAGTVVVSSPAAPKP
- a CDS encoding maleylpyruvate isomerase N-terminal domain-containing protein, with translation MSRPTASGRTPVTADDLDLAVQLAVSTLRAASPSAWDGKAGALEWDCWETVEHLSDDLFAYAVQLGPKTPPVDGHVPFVYERRRPGGPANAVHADHKSGPAGLLQVLEASAALLVAMVRTTPPQTRAYHVFGVSDPEGFAAMGLVETLVHTHDLAQGLDLPWTPPADLCARALARLFPDTEASPDPWPTLLWATGRTDLPGRPRRTQWRWDSTPQP
- a CDS encoding SMP-30/gluconolactonase/LRE family protein is translated as MTAPEVLLEGIVFGESPRWHDGRLWFSDWGAGQVIAVGDDRRHEVVASVDSFPMCIDFLPDGQLLIVDSARRRLLRREPSGALVEHADLSAISEQPWNDIVVDARGNAYVDNIGFDFPGGEFAPGVIALVTADGTVRQVAGDLAFPNGLAITPDGRTLVVAESYADQLTAFDIAPDGTLGGRRVWAKTPGDHPDGICFDAEGRLWYADVGNQHCVRVGEGGQILATLELDRGAFACALSRGENPRLYVVGQSWGGESDSPTGRVVAFPAPAPGAGRP
- a CDS encoding methylated-DNA--[protein]-cysteine S-methyltransferase, which codes for MTVYAYVGSPLGELRLAGERVGAGVVLASVAMVDGPVRDRRNEDVEAFEEVAAQLRSYFAGELMRFDLEFADSGTEFQRRVWAALDAIPYGTTVSYGEIAARIGAPRDRVRAVAAAIGANPLLVVRPCHRVIGVNGAMTGYAGGLERKQRLLALEGVLLGV
- a CDS encoding 2OG-Fe(II) oxygenase — protein: MSDAVGTVVAEQDWPAIAVELAEHGHALTGPLLTPGECREIAGYFAEEHRFRTTVEMARHRFGSGRYRYFTHDLPPVVAELRQAFYPNLLPVARDWADKLGQAAPWPDTLDEWIAMCHSAGQRKSAQILLRYESGDWNALHRDLFGDMVFPLQVVIGLDADYTGGEFLMVEQRPRAQSRGYATTVPRGHGLIFTTRDRPLPSARGWSVAPMRHGVSVLRSGTRHTLGLVFHEAT
- a CDS encoding sugar ABC transporter substrate-binding protein, whose protein sequence is MRKGILTITAVSAALLTSLTACGDDESGSGSGAKIGVILPDSKTSARWETADRKYLQEAFDKAGVKADIQNAQGDKGAFQTIADQMITNGANVLLITNLDSGTGKAVIEKARSQGVTVIDYDRLTLGGGAEYYVSFDNVKVGNLIGEGLVKCLTEKNAPKPTVAYLNGGPTDNNATLFRSGYDGVLKPKFDSGEYLKGPDQAVPEWDNTKAGTIFEQMLTGTPNLGGVAAANDGMANAAIAVLKKQKLNGQVPVTGQDATVQGLQNVLAGDQCMTVYKAIKQEAAAAAELAIALTKGEKGTTNGKVADPESKKDVPSVLLEPKPIYKANVKDVIADGYVTKSELCTGDVAKLCADNGI
- a CDS encoding ATP-binding cassette domain-containing protein, with the translated sequence MTDTPIIELRGIDKSFGAVQVLHDVAFTARSGEVTALVGDNGAGKSTLVKCIGGTHPIDAGEFLFEGAPVHVHSPRDAAALGIEIVYQDLALCDNLDIVQNMFLGRERRRGLVLDEYGMEELAGKTLAGLSVRTVKSVRQQVSSLSGGQRQTVAIAKAVLWNSKVVILDEPTAALGVAQTQQVLELVRTLADRGLAVVLISHNMNDVFAVSDRIAALYLGRMAAQVRTSDVTHAQVVELITAGRSGELGISTNGAGR